The following are encoded together in the Parabacteroides chongii genome:
- the ffh gene encoding signal recognition particle protein: MFENLSERLDRSFKLLKGEGKITEINVAETLKDVRKALLDADVNYKVAKSFTDTVKEKALGQNVLTSVKPSQLMVKIVHDELASLMGGTAIDINLTGSPAIILMSGLQGSGKTTFSGKLANMLKTKRNKKPLLVACDVYRPAAIEQLRVVGEQVGVPVYMELENKNPVEIAMNAIREARAKGNDVVIVDTAGRLAIDEQMMKEIAAIKSAIQPDETLFVVDSMTGQDAVNTAKEFNERLNFDGVVLTKLDGDTRGGAALSIRTVVDKPIKFVGTGEKMDALDTFHPERMADRILGMGDIVSLVERAQEQYDEEEAKRLQKKIAKNQFDFNDFIAQIQQIKKMGNLKELASMIPGVGKALKDIDIDDNAFKSIEAIIYSMTPDERVNPAILNGSRRTRIAKGSGTTVQEVNKLIKQFDETRKMMRMLTAAKPGSKKFPSFKR; encoded by the coding sequence ATGTTTGAAAATTTAAGCGAAAGGTTAGACAGATCGTTTAAGCTGTTGAAAGGTGAAGGCAAGATCACCGAGATCAATGTGGCTGAAACGCTGAAAGATGTGCGTAAAGCCCTGCTTGATGCCGACGTAAACTACAAGGTGGCTAAGTCATTTACCGATACGGTAAAAGAAAAAGCGTTAGGACAGAACGTACTTACGTCCGTTAAACCCAGCCAGTTGATGGTTAAGATCGTACATGATGAACTGGCCAGCCTGATGGGGGGGACAGCTATCGACATCAACCTGACAGGCTCACCAGCCATCATCCTTATGTCTGGTTTGCAAGGTTCGGGTAAGACCACTTTCTCCGGAAAGTTGGCGAATATGCTGAAAACCAAAAGAAATAAGAAACCGTTGCTGGTAGCTTGTGACGTGTATCGTCCGGCCGCTATCGAACAGTTGCGTGTGGTAGGTGAGCAGGTAGGCGTTCCTGTTTATATGGAACTGGAAAATAAGAATCCGGTAGAGATCGCTATGAACGCGATCCGTGAAGCACGTGCAAAGGGTAACGATGTCGTGATAGTCGATACTGCCGGTCGTCTGGCTATCGATGAGCAGATGATGAAAGAGATCGCTGCCATCAAGAGCGCCATCCAACCGGACGAAACATTGTTCGTTGTGGACTCCATGACCGGACAGGATGCCGTTAATACAGCAAAAGAATTTAACGAACGCCTGAACTTTGACGGTGTTGTACTGACTAAGCTTGACGGTGATACCCGTGGTGGTGCCGCCCTTTCTATCCGCACGGTCGTTGACAAACCGATCAAGTTTGTCGGAACCGGTGAAAAGATGGATGCACTCGATACATTCCACCCGGAACGTATGGCCGACCGTATCCTCGGTATGGGTGATATCGTTTCTTTGGTGGAACGTGCACAGGAACAATACGACGAAGAAGAAGCCAAGCGCTTACAGAAGAAGATCGCCAAGAACCAGTTCGACTTCAATGACTTTATCGCTCAGATCCAGCAGATCAAGAAGATGGGTAACCTGAAAGAACTGGCATCCATGATTCCGGGTGTCGGTAAAGCCTTGAAAGATATCGATATCGACGACAATGCTTTCAAGAGCATCGAAGCGATCATCTATTCAATGACTCCGGACGAACGTGTCAATCCGGCTATCCTGAACGGATCACGTCGTACGCGTATTGCGAAAGGTAGCGGTACGACGGTGCAGGAAGTAAACAAACTGATCAAACAGTTTGATGAAACACGTAAGATGATGCGTATGCTTACTGCCGCTAAACCGGGAAGTAAGAAATTTCCTTCATTCAAGAGATAA
- a CDS encoding MATE family efflux transporter — protein MYTNKQIWNVSYPIFLSLLAQNIINVTDTAFLGRVGEVELGASAMGGLYYICVFTIAFGFSTGSQIVMARRNGERRYKDVGPVMIQGVFFLLSLAAVMFALSRFFAGDIMRVMISSDTILMATEEFLDWRVFGFFFSFVNVMFRALFIGITRTKVLTLNAIVMALTNVLLDYLLIFGKGGFPEMGIKGAAIASVAAEGVSIVFFLVYTRLTVDIKKYALNQFRSFDVKLLRRVLDISIFTMLQYFISLSTYFLLFVAVEHLGQRELAVANIVRSVYIVLLIPVNSLSTATNSFVSNSIGAGHKDQVIPIIRKIAGISLGIVAVCVFIACIFPSAILSIYTNDASLVQASIPSLYVISGALLIAAVANIVFNGVTGTGNTRSAFAMEVVTLIFYTLFIYVAGMRLHLPVAICFLTEVIYYSGLLLASVIYLKKAAWQNKKI, from the coding sequence ATGTATACGAACAAACAAATCTGGAATGTCAGTTACCCTATCTTTCTAAGCTTATTGGCACAGAACATTATTAATGTGACCGATACGGCTTTCCTGGGAAGGGTAGGCGAAGTTGAGTTAGGAGCCTCCGCGATGGGCGGACTCTACTATATATGTGTGTTTACAATTGCATTCGGCTTTAGTACCGGATCGCAGATCGTGATGGCACGAAGGAATGGGGAACGACGGTATAAAGATGTGGGACCGGTCATGATACAAGGTGTATTTTTCCTTTTGTCACTGGCTGCCGTGATGTTTGCTTTGTCCCGTTTCTTTGCGGGTGATATTATGCGGGTGATGATCTCTTCCGATACGATCCTGATGGCAACGGAAGAGTTTCTCGACTGGCGTGTGTTCGGTTTCTTTTTCTCTTTTGTGAATGTGATGTTCCGTGCCTTGTTCATCGGTATTACCCGGACAAAGGTACTGACATTGAATGCCATTGTGATGGCTTTGACCAATGTGTTGCTCGACTACCTGTTGATATTCGGGAAGGGAGGTTTTCCGGAAATGGGCATTAAGGGAGCGGCTATCGCTTCGGTGGCGGCAGAAGGAGTGTCGATTGTTTTCTTTTTGGTCTATACCCGTTTGACGGTCGATATAAAGAAGTATGCACTGAATCAATTCCGGTCGTTCGATGTCAAATTGTTGAGACGTGTGTTGGATATATCCATATTCACTATGTTGCAGTATTTTATATCGTTAAGTACTTACTTTTTGCTTTTCGTAGCCGTAGAACACTTGGGGCAACGGGAACTGGCGGTCGCCAATATTGTCCGCAGTGTGTATATCGTCCTGCTAATTCCTGTCAATTCTTTATCTACGGCAACCAACTCTTTTGTGAGTAATAGTATCGGTGCCGGACATAAAGATCAGGTTATCCCGATCATTCGCAAGATTGCCGGTATATCATTAGGAATTGTAGCCGTCTGTGTTTTTATCGCCTGTATTTTCCCATCGGCTATATTGTCGATTTATACGAATGATGCCTCTTTGGTACAGGCGTCCATTCCTTCTCTTTATGTTATTTCCGGCGCCTTGTTGATCGCTGCCGTCGCCAATATCGTATTTAACGGGGTGACAGGTACGGGGAATACCCGTTCGGCTTTTGCGATGGAGGTGGTGACGCTTATCTTTTATACGCTCTTTATCTATGTGGCAGGGATGCGTTTACACCTTCCGGTGGCGATTTGTTTCCTGACCGAGGTGATTTATTATAGTGGTTTGTTATTGGCTAGTGTAATTTATTTGAAAAAAGCAGCGTGGCAGAATAAAAAGATTTAG
- the panD gene encoding aspartate 1-decarboxylase, whose product MFIEVVKSKIHRVTVTEANLNYIGSITIDEDLLDAANLIPNEKVAIVNNNNGERFETYIIKGERGSGVICLNGAAARKAQPGDIIIIMSYAMMDFEEAKTFKPAVVFPDTATNRLI is encoded by the coding sequence ATGTTTATAGAGGTAGTTAAATCAAAGATTCACCGGGTGACGGTAACGGAAGCCAATCTGAATTATATCGGTAGTATCACTATCGATGAAGATCTGCTGGATGCCGCCAATCTGATTCCGAATGAAAAGGTAGCTATTGTGAACAACAATAACGGTGAACGTTTTGAAACGTATATCATTAAAGGCGAGCGAGGCTCAGGCGTGATTTGTCTGAACGGCGCAGCAGCCCGAAAGGCCCAGCCTGGGGATATCATTATTATCATGTCGTACGCCATGATGGATTTTGAAGAAGCCAAAACATTTAAACCGGCTGTTGTGTTTCCTGATACAGCAACCAACAGACTGATATAG